One genomic segment of Caldimonas brevitalea includes these proteins:
- a CDS encoding quinone oxidoreductase family protein → MPLAIQIQQPGGAEQLQAVDVTVGEPGPGEIRIRHRACGLNFIDVYHRTGLYPLPLPATLGMEAAGVVEAVGERVDHLRPGDRAAYTSQPPGAYSEVRVMPARNVVRLPDGIDDETAAAMMLKGLTVQYLLRKTHPPGGLQAGDFVLFHAAAGGVGLIACQWARAMGLQLIGTAGSDEKCQLALEHGATHVVNYAKENVVDRVKAITGGQKVKVVYDGVGRDTWEASLDCLQPLGLMVSYGNASGPVPPVNLATLSAKGSLYVTRPTIFTHLASRESTQAMADDLFEMVAGGKVKIRIDQRYPLREAAQAHRDLEARKTTGSSVLLP, encoded by the coding sequence ATGCCTTTGGCCATCCAGATCCAGCAACCGGGCGGCGCCGAGCAGTTGCAGGCGGTCGACGTGACGGTCGGCGAACCGGGCCCCGGTGAGATCCGCATCCGCCATCGCGCCTGCGGTTTGAACTTCATCGACGTCTACCACCGCACCGGGCTCTACCCGCTGCCGCTGCCGGCCACGCTCGGCATGGAAGCGGCCGGGGTGGTGGAAGCGGTGGGTGAGCGGGTCGACCACCTGCGCCCCGGTGACCGCGCGGCCTACACCAGCCAGCCGCCGGGCGCCTACAGCGAGGTGCGCGTGATGCCGGCCCGCAACGTCGTCCGGCTGCCCGACGGCATCGACGACGAAACCGCCGCAGCGATGATGCTCAAGGGCCTGACGGTGCAATACCTGCTGCGCAAGACGCACCCGCCGGGCGGGTTGCAGGCGGGCGACTTCGTGCTGTTCCACGCCGCTGCCGGTGGGGTCGGCCTGATTGCCTGCCAGTGGGCGCGCGCGATGGGCCTGCAGCTGATCGGCACCGCCGGCTCCGACGAGAAGTGCCAGCTCGCGCTGGAGCACGGCGCCACCCACGTGGTGAACTACGCGAAAGAGAACGTCGTGGACCGTGTCAAGGCGATCACCGGTGGCCAGAAGGTCAAGGTGGTCTACGACGGCGTGGGCCGCGACACCTGGGAGGCGTCGCTCGATTGTTTGCAGCCGCTCGGGCTGATGGTCAGCTATGGCAACGCGTCGGGCCCGGTGCCGCCGGTGAACCTGGCCACCCTGTCGGCCAAGGGCTCGTTGTACGTGACGCGCCCCACCATCTTCACCCACCTCGCGTCGCGCGAATCGACGCAGGCGATGGCCGACGACCTGTTCGAAATGGTCGCCGGCGGCAAGGTCAAGATCCGCATCGACCAGCGCTATCCGTTGCGCGAGGCCGCCCAGGCGCATCGCGACCTGGAGGCGCGCAAGACCACCGGATCGAGCGTGCTGTTGCCCTGA
- a CDS encoding fasciclin domain-containing protein, whose protein sequence is MKKIIALTTLALAAVAVQAKDIVDTAVAAGDFKTLATALDKAGLVQTLKGKGPYTVFAPTDAAFAKLPKADLDALLADKAKLAAVLTYHVVPGNVMAKDVKAGKVKTVEGSELTVSTRGSGVMVNDAKVVKTDIVADNGVIHVIDSVVLPRQ, encoded by the coding sequence ATGAAGAAGATCATCGCCCTCACCACCCTCGCACTCGCCGCCGTCGCCGTGCAGGCCAAGGACATCGTCGACACCGCCGTGGCGGCCGGCGACTTCAAGACCCTGGCCACGGCACTCGACAAGGCCGGCCTGGTGCAGACGCTGAAAGGCAAGGGCCCGTACACGGTGTTCGCACCGACCGACGCGGCCTTTGCCAAGCTGCCGAAAGCGGATCTGGACGCCCTGCTGGCCGACAAGGCCAAGCTGGCGGCCGTGCTGACCTACCACGTCGTGCCCGGCAACGTGATGGCCAAGGACGTCAAGGCCGGCAAGGTGAAGACGGTGGAGGGCAGCGAGCTGACCGTCAGCACCCGCGGTAGCGGCGTGATGGTCAACGATGCGAAGGTGGTGAAGACCGATATCGTGGCCGACAACGGCGTCATCCACGTCATCGACAGCGTGGTGCTGCCGCGCCAGTAA
- the lspA gene encoding signal peptidase II: MAATANKKNGRSLSASSKGALWPWLGIAVVVILLDQFTKTLILGYYTLGQSTEVVSFFNIVRVHNTGAAFSFLAKASGWQRWFFIGLGVAAAIFITYLLKRHGGQKLFAWALALILGGAIGNVIDRALHGYVVDFLDFHLRGWHFPAFNVADAGISVGAALLILDELLRVRRSR; this comes from the coding sequence ATGGCGGCAACCGCAAACAAGAAAAACGGGCGCTCGTTGTCTGCCTCGTCCAAGGGTGCGCTGTGGCCCTGGCTCGGCATTGCCGTCGTCGTGATCCTGCTCGATCAGTTCACCAAGACGCTGATCCTCGGCTACTACACGCTGGGGCAGAGCACGGAGGTGGTGTCGTTCTTCAACATCGTGCGCGTCCACAACACCGGGGCCGCGTTCTCGTTCCTGGCCAAGGCCTCGGGCTGGCAGCGCTGGTTCTTCATCGGCCTGGGCGTGGCCGCGGCGATCTTCATCACCTATTTGTTGAAGCGCCACGGCGGGCAGAAGCTGTTTGCCTGGGCGCTCGCGCTGATCCTCGGCGGCGCCATCGGCAACGTGATCGACCGCGCGCTGCACGGCTACGTGGTCGACTTCCTCGACTTCCACCTGCGCGGCTGGCACTTCCCGGCCTTCAACGTCGCCGACGCCGGCATCTCGGTGGGCGCCGCCTTGTTGATCCTCGACGAGCTGTTGCGGGTGCGGCGCAGCCGTTGA
- a CDS encoding bifunctional riboflavin kinase/FAD synthetase has protein sequence MHVFRGFHHAALAPACALTIGNFDGVHRGHQAMLALLKVEAEHRGLPSCVLTFEPHPRDFFAAQAGKPELAPARIATLRDQLSELQRCGVDQVVVLPFDQRLSRLSPDEFVREVLLDGLGARYVLVGDDFRFGAKRAGDYATLDAAGDQLGFDVARMNSYEVHGLRVSSSAVRDALARGDMDAAAALLGRPYSISGHVIHGRKLGRDLGFRTLNLRFHHRKPAAMGIFAVRTHGLADSPLDGVASLGVRPTVEDAGRVLLEVHCLDWPASLGAEGGYGKLVRVELLHKLRDEARYDGLDALTAAIRQDAENARAFFASLHVQTRRQTTRDRI, from the coding sequence ATGCACGTCTTTCGCGGTTTTCACCATGCAGCGCTGGCGCCGGCCTGCGCCCTCACCATCGGCAATTTCGACGGGGTGCACCGCGGCCATCAGGCCATGCTGGCGCTGCTGAAGGTCGAGGCCGAGCACCGCGGATTGCCCAGCTGCGTGCTGACCTTCGAGCCGCATCCGCGCGATTTCTTCGCCGCCCAGGCCGGCAAGCCCGAGCTGGCGCCCGCCCGCATCGCGACGCTGCGCGACCAGCTGAGCGAATTGCAGCGCTGCGGCGTCGACCAGGTGGTGGTGCTGCCGTTCGACCAGCGTTTGTCGCGCTTGTCGCCCGACGAGTTCGTGCGCGAGGTGCTGCTCGACGGGCTGGGCGCTCGTTACGTGCTGGTCGGCGACGATTTCCGCTTCGGTGCCAAGCGTGCCGGCGACTACGCCACGCTCGACGCCGCCGGAGACCAACTCGGCTTCGACGTCGCCCGCATGAACAGCTACGAGGTGCACGGCCTGCGCGTGTCCAGCTCGGCCGTGCGCGACGCGCTGGCGCGCGGCGACATGGACGCCGCCGCCGCACTGCTCGGTCGCCCCTACAGCATCAGCGGCCACGTCATCCACGGGCGCAAGCTGGGGCGCGACCTCGGCTTTCGCACGCTGAACCTGCGCTTTCATCACCGCAAACCGGCGGCAATGGGCATCTTCGCGGTCCGCACCCATGGCCTGGCCGACAGCCCGCTCGACGGTGTCGCCAGCCTGGGGGTGCGCCCGACGGTCGAGGACGCCGGCCGCGTGCTGCTCGAAGTGCACTGCCTCGATTGGCCGGCCAGCCTGGGCGCCGAGGGGGGCTACGGTAAACTCGTGCGTGTGGAACTGCTGCACAAACTGCGCGACGAGGCCCGCTACGACGGCCTGGACGCATTGACTGCCGCCATCCGTCAGGATGCGGAGAACGCGCGCGCCTTCTTCGCGTCGCTGCACGTCCAAACCCGGCGCCAAACCACACGCGACCGAATTTAA
- a CDS encoding acyl-CoA dehydrogenase family protein — translation MDLNFTPEEQAFREEIRAWVRANLPQDISHKVHNALRLHKDDFQRWAKILGKKGWHGWAWPKQFGGPGWNAIQRHLFEEECALAGAPRVVPFGPVMVAPVIMAFGTPEQHKRFLPGIMSGDVWWSQGYSEPGAGSDLASVKTRAERRGDKYIVNGQKTWTTLGQYGDWIFCLVRTSTEGKPQTGISFLLIDMKSPGITVRPIITLDGEHEVNEVFFDNVEVPAENLVGEENKGWTYAKYLLAHERTNIADVNRAKRELERLKRIAKAEKSGGRSLMDDVRFRDQLAQIEVDIVSLEMMVLRVLSAEQGGKQALDVAALLKIRGSEIQQRYTELMMLAAGPYSLPFIHEAMEAGWQGDYVGAAHCAPLASTYFNVRKTTIYGGSNEVQRNIVAQTVMG, via the coding sequence ATGGATTTGAACTTCACGCCGGAAGAACAAGCCTTCCGCGAGGAGATCCGCGCCTGGGTGCGGGCCAACCTCCCCCAGGACATTAGCCACAAGGTGCACAACGCCCTGCGTCTGCACAAAGACGACTTTCAGCGCTGGGCCAAGATCCTGGGCAAGAAGGGCTGGCACGGCTGGGCCTGGCCCAAGCAGTTCGGCGGGCCCGGCTGGAACGCCATCCAGCGTCACCTGTTCGAAGAAGAATGCGCCCTGGCCGGCGCGCCGCGCGTGGTGCCCTTCGGCCCCGTGATGGTGGCCCCGGTGATCATGGCCTTCGGCACCCCCGAGCAGCACAAGCGTTTTTTGCCCGGCATCATGAGCGGCGACGTCTGGTGGAGCCAGGGCTATTCCGAGCCCGGCGCCGGTTCCGACCTGGCATCGGTCAAGACGCGGGCCGAGCGGCGCGGCGACAAATACATCGTCAACGGCCAGAAGACCTGGACCACGCTCGGCCAGTACGGCGACTGGATCTTCTGCCTGGTGCGCACCAGCACCGAAGGCAAGCCGCAAACCGGCATCTCGTTCCTGTTGATCGACATGAAGTCGCCCGGCATCACGGTGCGCCCCATCATCACGCTCGACGGTGAACACGAGGTCAACGAAGTGTTCTTCGACAACGTCGAAGTGCCGGCCGAAAACCTGGTGGGCGAAGAAAACAAGGGCTGGACCTACGCCAAATACCTGCTGGCCCACGAGCGCACCAACATCGCCGATGTGAACCGCGCCAAGCGCGAGCTGGAGCGCCTGAAGCGCATTGCCAAGGCCGAGAAATCCGGCGGGCGTTCGCTGATGGACGACGTGCGCTTCCGCGACCAGCTCGCCCAGATCGAAGTCGACATCGTCTCGCTCGAAATGATGGTGCTGCGGGTGCTGTCGGCCGAACAGGGCGGCAAGCAGGCGCTGGACGTCGCGGCACTGCTCAAGATCCGCGGCTCGGAGATCCAGCAGCGCTACACCGAGCTGATGATGCTGGCCGCCGGCCCCTACTCGCTGCCCTTCATCCACGAAGCGATGGAAGCCGGCTGGCAGGGCGATTACGTCGGCGCCGCCCACTGCGCGCCGCTCGCCTCGACCTACTTCAACGTTCGCAAGACCACCATCTACGGCGGCTCGAACGAAGTGCAGCGCAACATCGTCGCTCAGACCGTGATGGGCTGA
- a CDS encoding MerR family transcriptional regulator: MSKTNTEGTSYTIAAVERDVGLSKDVLRVWERRYGFPTPARDGKGERLYPAEQVERLRLIKRLMDQGHRPGGLLTRTLAELQALPSRRAAATAGAAAEPGDGSADLLTLIQRHEKEAYLQALQQRLAREGLQRFVQDTVAPLARRVGLAWEEGRLQVFEEHLFTELTERVLQQAVAAVPGGGAPRVLLTTVPHEQHAMGLLMVEAVLALEGAHCISLGTQMPLVEITRAAVAHRADIVALSFSGAFPARQIAGLLQQLRALLPPATGLWAGGAGVRRVAATDGVLVLHTLEEAVAGVAAWRAEQA; this comes from the coding sequence TTGTCCAAGACAAACACAGAAGGCACGAGCTACACGATCGCCGCGGTCGAGCGAGACGTCGGCTTGTCCAAAGACGTGTTGCGGGTCTGGGAGCGCCGCTACGGCTTCCCCACGCCGGCACGCGACGGCAAGGGGGAGCGGCTGTATCCGGCCGAGCAGGTCGAGCGGCTACGGCTCATCAAGCGCCTGATGGATCAAGGCCACCGGCCGGGTGGGCTGCTGACGCGTACGCTGGCGGAATTGCAGGCCCTGCCCTCACGGCGGGCGGCGGCGACGGCGGGGGCAGCAGCAGAGCCGGGCGATGGCAGCGCCGACTTGCTCACGTTGATCCAGCGGCACGAGAAAGAGGCCTACCTGCAAGCCCTGCAGCAGCGACTCGCCCGAGAAGGTTTGCAGCGTTTTGTCCAGGACACGGTGGCCCCGCTCGCGCGGCGCGTCGGCCTGGCCTGGGAAGAAGGTCGATTGCAGGTCTTCGAGGAGCACCTGTTCACCGAGTTGACCGAGCGGGTGCTGCAGCAGGCGGTCGCGGCGGTCCCCGGTGGGGGTGCACCGCGGGTGCTGCTCACCACCGTGCCGCACGAGCAGCACGCGATGGGTTTGTTGATGGTCGAGGCGGTGCTGGCGCTCGAAGGCGCGCACTGCATCTCGCTGGGGACACAAATGCCTTTGGTCGAGATCACCCGCGCGGCGGTGGCCCACCGTGCCGACATCGTGGCCCTGTCGTTTTCAGGCGCGTTTCCGGCGCGCCAGATCGCCGGGCTGCTGCAGCAGTTGCGCGCCCTGCTGCCGCCGGCCACCGGCTTGTGGGCGGGGGGCGCCGGCGTGCGCCGCGTGGCCGCAACGGATGGCGTCCTGGTCCTTCACACGCTCGAAGAAGCCGTCGCCGGCGTGGCCGCGTGGCGCGCCGAGCAGGCCTGA
- a CDS encoding acyl-CoA dehydrogenase family protein, giving the protein MDFDYTDDQQQLRDAVQKWVEKGYDFARRHAIVKAGGYSDEAWREMADLGLMGLAVPEAHGGLGFGPVEAMVVMEELGRGIVLEPYAAVALVGASLLSRHAPEAVQSAWLPRVATGEAKVVLAHQERDARYVLRHVTTAARQQGDAWTVSGSKSVVPVGHLADAFIVPARVSGAVDAPQGIALFLVERGAKGVTTRPYSTQDGAQAADVGFADSPATLLVGPDDGLYALEAAVDVGIAALSAEAVGAMDKLLAVTVEYLNTRKQFGVTIGTFQALRHRVADMKMQLELARSMSYFATLKLGEDAPQRRRALSQAKVQLGQSMRFVGQQAIQLHGGIGVTDEYIAGHYFKRLTCIEMTFGDTMHHLGEVSARMQDTAGVFA; this is encoded by the coding sequence ATGGACTTCGATTACACCGACGACCAGCAACAGTTGCGCGACGCCGTGCAAAAGTGGGTCGAAAAGGGCTACGACTTCGCCCGCCGCCATGCCATCGTCAAGGCCGGCGGCTATTCCGATGAAGCCTGGCGCGAGATGGCCGACCTGGGCCTGATGGGGCTGGCCGTGCCCGAAGCGCACGGCGGCCTCGGCTTCGGGCCGGTGGAGGCGATGGTCGTGATGGAGGAGCTGGGCCGCGGCATCGTGCTCGAGCCGTACGCGGCGGTCGCCCTGGTGGGCGCCTCCCTGCTCAGCCGTCACGCCCCGGAGGCGGTGCAATCCGCCTGGCTGCCGCGCGTGGCCACCGGCGAAGCGAAAGTGGTGCTGGCGCATCAAGAGCGCGACGCCCGCTACGTGCTGCGCCACGTCACCACCGCGGCCCGCCAGCAGGGCGACGCCTGGACCGTGAGCGGCAGCAAGAGCGTGGTGCCCGTGGGCCATCTGGCCGACGCCTTCATCGTGCCGGCCCGGGTCTCGGGCGCGGTCGACGCGCCCCAGGGCATCGCGCTGTTCCTCGTCGAGCGCGGCGCCAAAGGCGTGACCACCCGTCCCTATTCGACGCAGGACGGCGCCCAGGCGGCCGACGTCGGTTTTGCCGACAGCCCCGCGACCTTGCTGGTCGGCCCTGACGACGGGCTGTACGCGCTGGAGGCTGCGGTCGATGTCGGCATCGCGGCGCTCAGCGCCGAGGCGGTCGGCGCGATGGACAAGCTGCTTGCCGTGACGGTCGAATACCTCAACACACGCAAGCAGTTCGGCGTCACGATCGGCACCTTCCAGGCCTTGCGCCATCGCGTGGCCGACATGAAGATGCAGCTCGAACTGGCCCGTTCGATGAGCTACTTCGCGACGCTCAAGCTCGGCGAGGACGCACCGCAGCGCCGCCGCGCGCTGTCGCAGGCCAAGGTGCAGCTCGGTCAGTCGATGCGCTTCGTCGGCCAGCAGGCCATCCAGCTGCATGGCGGCATCGGCGTGACCGACGAGTACATCGCCGGCCACTACTTCAAGCGGCTCACCTGCATCGAGATGACCTTCGGCGACACGATGCACCACCTCGGCGAGGTGTCGGCCCGCATGCAGGACACCGCGGGCGTTTTCGCCTGA
- the ileS gene encoding isoleucine--tRNA ligase, with product MSDTPQDYRATLNLPDTPFPMRGDLPKREPGWVKAWDEQGIYKKLRDARCNAPKFVLHDGPPYANGQIHMGHAVNKILKDMIVKARQLAGFNAVYVPGWDCHGLPIENQIEKTYGRKLTREDVQAKSRAYAAEQIAQQMADFKRLGVLGDWGRPYKTMDFGNEANEIRALKRIIERGFVYRGLKPVYWCFDCGSSLAEFEIEYADKKSQTLDVGFQSAEPDKLAAAFGLPKLDKDAYIVIWTTTPWTLPANQALNLNPALEYALVDTERGLLVLASALVEKCLERYGLTGRVVATTLGEKLDRLNFRHPLAGAHPGYDRLSPVYLADYATAEDGTGIVHSAPAYGVDDFNSCVAHGLKYDDILNPVQGHGSYAAELPLFGGQNIWKAGTPIIEAMREAGRLFATSALVHSYPHCWRHKSPVIYRAAAQWFVRMDEGEGVFTVDKAPKTLRQMALEAIEQTSFYPENGKARLRDMIAGRPDWCISRQRNWGVPLPFFLHKDSGELHPRTLELMDRAAELVEQGGVEAWATLDPREWLGDEAGQYTKSTDILDVWFDSGTTHYHVLQKSHADQSTWPADLYLEGHDQHRGWFHSSLLTACAMYGAAPYKGLLTHGFTVDSQGRKMSKSLGNGVDPQETSKKLGAEIIRLWVAASDYSGDIAGDDKILARVVDVYRRIRNTLRFLLANTSDFDPERDAVPFDQLLEIDRYALARTSAFQTEILAHYEVYEFHPVVAKLQVYCSEDLGAFYLDVLKDRLYTTAPGSSARRSAQTALWQITQAMLRWMAPFLSFTAEEAWQLVSAGRSPSIFVETYWKFTGDDEALLLKWARLREIREAVNKEIEAVRAEGRVGASLQAHIGIAAGADDRALLESLGDDLKFVFITSAVAVSPGDELKVTVTPSTDPKCERCWHYRSDVGHDAAHPALCGRCTSNLYGAGESRKVA from the coding sequence ATGAGCGACACGCCCCAAGACTATCGAGCCACCCTCAACCTGCCCGACACGCCCTTCCCAATGCGCGGCGACCTGCCCAAGCGCGAACCGGGCTGGGTCAAGGCCTGGGACGAGCAAGGCATCTACAAGAAGCTGCGCGACGCCCGCTGCAACGCACCGAAGTTCGTGCTGCACGACGGCCCGCCCTATGCCAACGGCCAGATCCACATGGGGCACGCCGTCAACAAGATCCTCAAGGACATGATCGTCAAGGCGCGCCAGCTGGCCGGCTTCAACGCCGTCTACGTGCCCGGCTGGGACTGCCACGGCCTGCCGATCGAAAACCAGATCGAGAAGACCTACGGCCGCAAGCTCACCCGCGAGGACGTGCAGGCCAAGAGCCGCGCCTACGCCGCCGAGCAAATCGCCCAGCAGATGGCCGACTTCAAGCGGCTGGGGGTGCTGGGCGACTGGGGGCGGCCGTACAAGACGATGGACTTCGGCAACGAGGCCAACGAGATCCGCGCCCTCAAGCGCATCATCGAGCGCGGCTTCGTCTACCGCGGGTTGAAGCCGGTGTACTGGTGCTTCGACTGCGGCTCGTCGCTGGCCGAGTTCGAGATCGAATACGCCGACAAGAAGTCGCAAACGCTGGACGTCGGCTTCCAGAGCGCCGAGCCCGACAAGCTGGCCGCCGCCTTTGGCCTGCCCAAGCTCGACAAGGACGCCTACATCGTCATCTGGACCACGACCCCGTGGACCCTGCCGGCCAATCAGGCGCTCAACCTCAACCCGGCGCTCGAATACGCGCTGGTCGACACCGAGCGCGGTTTGCTGGTGCTGGCCAGCGCGCTGGTCGAGAAATGCCTGGAACGCTACGGCCTGACCGGGCGGGTGGTCGCGACGACGCTCGGCGAAAAGCTCGACCGCCTGAACTTCCGCCATCCGCTGGCCGGCGCGCATCCGGGCTATGACCGCCTCTCGCCGGTCTACCTGGCCGACTACGCCACCGCGGAAGACGGCACCGGTATCGTGCACTCGGCCCCGGCCTACGGCGTGGACGACTTCAACTCCTGCGTCGCGCACGGGCTGAAGTACGACGACATCCTCAACCCGGTGCAAGGCCACGGCAGCTATGCCGCGGAACTGCCGCTGTTCGGCGGCCAGAACATCTGGAAGGCGGGCACACCGATCATCGAGGCGATGCGCGAAGCCGGCCGCTTGTTCGCCACCTCGGCGCTGGTGCACAGCTACCCGCATTGCTGGCGCCACAAGAGCCCGGTGATCTACCGCGCCGCGGCGCAATGGTTCGTGCGCATGGACGAAGGCGAAGGGGTGTTCACCGTCGACAAGGCGCCCAAGACGCTGCGGCAGATGGCGCTCGAAGCGATCGAGCAGACCAGCTTCTACCCAGAAAACGGCAAGGCCCGCTTGCGCGACATGATCGCCGGCCGCCCCGACTGGTGCATCTCGCGCCAGCGCAACTGGGGCGTGCCGCTGCCCTTCTTCCTGCACAAAGACAGCGGCGAGCTGCACCCGCGCACGCTGGAGCTGATGGACCGCGCCGCCGAGCTGGTCGAGCAAGGCGGTGTCGAAGCCTGGGCGACGCTCGATCCGCGCGAGTGGCTGGGCGACGAGGCCGGGCAGTACACCAAGAGCACCGACATCCTCGACGTCTGGTTCGACTCCGGCACCACCCACTACCACGTGCTGCAGAAGAGCCACGCCGACCAGTCGACCTGGCCGGCCGACCTCTACCTCGAAGGGCACGACCAGCACCGCGGCTGGTTCCACAGCTCGCTGCTGACCGCCTGTGCGATGTATGGCGCCGCGCCCTACAAAGGCCTGCTGACGCACGGGTTCACGGTCGACAGCCAGGGCCGCAAGATGAGCAAGTCGCTCGGCAACGGCGTGGACCCGCAGGAGACGTCGAAGAAGCTGGGCGCCGAGATCATCCGCCTGTGGGTGGCCGCCAGCGACTACTCGGGCGACATTGCCGGCGACGACAAGATCCTCGCGCGTGTGGTCGACGTCTACCGCCGCATCCGCAACACCTTGCGCTTCCTGCTCGCCAACACCAGCGACTTCGACCCCGAGCGCGACGCGGTGCCGTTCGACCAGCTGCTCGAGATCGACCGTTATGCGCTGGCGCGCACCTCGGCCTTCCAGACCGAGATCCTGGCCCACTACGAGGTCTACGAATTCCACCCGGTGGTGGCCAAGCTGCAGGTGTACTGCTCGGAAGACCTGGGCGCGTTCTATCTGGACGTGCTGAAGGACCGGCTCTACACCACCGCCCCCGGCTCGAGCGCCCGCCGCTCGGCCCAGACCGCGCTGTGGCAGATCACCCAGGCGATGCTGCGCTGGATGGCCCCCTTCCTCAGCTTCACCGCCGAAGAGGCGTGGCAGCTGGTGAGCGCCGGCCGCTCGCCGTCGATCTTCGTCGAGACCTACTGGAAATTCACCGGCGACGACGAGGCCTTGCTGCTCAAGTGGGCTCGGCTGCGCGAGATCCGCGAAGCGGTCAACAAGGAAATCGAGGCGGTGCGGGCCGAAGGCCGCGTCGGCGCCTCGTTGCAGGCACACATCGGCATCGCTGCCGGCGCGGACGACCGCGCGCTGCTCGAAAGCCTCGGCGACGACCTGAAGTTCGTCTTCATCACGTCGGCCGTGGCGGTGTCGCCCGGTGACGAGCTCAAGGTCACGGTCACGCCTTCGACCGATCCGAAATGCGAGCGCTGCTGGCACTACCGGTCGGATGTGGGACACGATGCGGCACACCCCGCCCTGTGCGGCCGCTGCACCAGCAACCTGTACGGCGCCGGCGAAAGCCGCAAGGTGGCGTGA
- a CDS encoding DMT family transporter, with translation MSSPRLTLKTTLLLTLPPLLWAGNAVVGRLMVGSVAPLTLNFLRWVLAALILMPLGWRVLRPGSPLWPRWRSFALLGLLGVGSYNSLQYLALQTSTPLNVTLIAASMPVWMLAVGALLYGERPRLVQLWGAVFSLAGVMLVIARGSWVALMQVRLVPGDLYMIVAVILWALYSWMLARPRDPAPRQWPWAEFLLAQIVFGVGWATLASGGESLLREVRFDWTLPVIGALAYVAIAASLVAYRCWGVGVGLVGPAVAAFFSNLTPVFAAVLSAALLGETPQWFHAAAFALIVGGIVVSSKR, from the coding sequence ATGAGCTCACCTCGTTTGACCCTGAAAACCACCTTGCTGTTGACCCTGCCGCCGCTGCTGTGGGCCGGCAACGCCGTGGTGGGGCGGCTGATGGTCGGCTCGGTCGCGCCGTTGACGCTCAACTTTTTGCGCTGGGTGCTGGCGGCGCTGATCCTGATGCCGCTCGGCTGGCGGGTGCTGCGCCCCGGCAGCCCGCTGTGGCCGCGCTGGCGCAGCTTCGCCCTGCTGGGCCTGCTGGGCGTCGGCAGCTACAACTCGCTGCAATACCTGGCGCTGCAGACCTCCACGCCCCTCAACGTGACGCTGATCGCCGCGAGCATGCCGGTGTGGATGCTGGCCGTCGGTGCCCTGCTGTACGGCGAGCGGCCGCGGCTGGTGCAGCTGTGGGGGGCGGTGTTTTCGCTGGCCGGCGTGATGCTGGTGATCGCCCGCGGCAGCTGGGTCGCTTTGATGCAGGTTCGGCTGGTGCCGGGCGATCTCTACATGATCGTCGCGGTGATCCTGTGGGCGCTGTACAGCTGGATGCTGGCCCGCCCACGCGACCCGGCGCCACGGCAGTGGCCGTGGGCCGAGTTCCTGCTGGCCCAGATCGTCTTCGGCGTGGGGTGGGCGACGCTCGCCTCGGGGGGCGAATCGCTGCTGCGCGAGGTGCGCTTCGACTGGACACTGCCGGTGATCGGCGCGCTCGCCTATGTGGCCATCGCGGCGTCGCTGGTGGCCTACCGCTGCTGGGGTGTCGGGGTGGGTCTTGTCGGCCCCGCGGTGGCGGCTTTCTTCAGCAACCTCACGCCGGTGTTCGCGGCGGTGCTGTCCGCCGCGCTGCTGGGCGAAACGCCGCAGTGGTTCCATGCGGCGGCCTTTGCGCTGATCGTTGGGGGGATCGTGGTGTCGTCCAAGCGGTGA
- a CDS encoding pseudouridine synthase, whose amino-acid sequence MRLAQVLFSQGFGTRRECENLILAGEVRLQGQVCDDPDHDVDTRGLVFTVEGRDWPFHEKAYLMMHKPAGHECSQKPSAWPSVYTLLPSPLRLRDVQAVGRLDQDTTGLLILTDDGALIHRLTSPKKHVPKVYEVGTADPITDRQMAQLLAGVVLHDDPKPVAAAACERVAERHLRLTLTQGKYHQVKRMLAAAGNEVVTLHRSRFGALELPATLAPGQWCWLAGPQDILAPAGAS is encoded by the coding sequence ATGCGCCTGGCTCAAGTTCTGTTTTCGCAAGGCTTCGGCACCCGCCGGGAGTGCGAGAACCTCATCCTGGCCGGCGAAGTGCGGCTGCAGGGCCAGGTCTGCGACGACCCCGACCACGACGTCGACACGCGCGGCCTGGTGTTCACCGTCGAAGGCCGCGACTGGCCCTTTCACGAAAAGGCCTACCTGATGATGCACAAGCCGGCCGGCCATGAATGCTCGCAAAAGCCGTCGGCGTGGCCCAGCGTCTACACGCTGCTGCCGTCGCCGCTGCGACTGCGCGACGTGCAAGCCGTCGGACGGCTCGACCAGGACACCACCGGCCTGCTGATCCTGACCGACGACGGCGCGCTGATCCACCGGCTCACGTCGCCCAAAAAACACGTGCCCAAGGTCTACGAAGTGGGCACGGCCGACCCGATCACCGACCGGCAGATGGCCCAGCTGCTCGCCGGCGTGGTGCTGCACGACGACCCCAAGCCGGTCGCGGCGGCCGCTTGCGAGCGCGTCGCCGAGCGGCATCTGCGCCTCACCTTGACGCAAGGCAAATACCACCAGGTCAAGCGCATGCTGGCCGCCGCCGGCAACGAGGTGGTGACGTTGCACCGCAGCCGTTTCGGCGCCCTCGAACTGCCGGCCACGCTGGCTCCCGGGCAGTGGTGCTGGCTGGCCGGGCCGCAGGACATCCTGGCGCCGGCCGGGGCATCTTGA